In one window of Nocardioides panacisoli DNA:
- a CDS encoding tyrosine recombinase XerC, protein MIANVDDVEPEREPPEAFAVVLADYERHLARERDLAPSTVRAYLADVAGLLEHAHRLGLTDPQQLDLRTLRSWLAQQQSLGKSRTTIARRATAARVFTGWLARTGRASHDAGSALGSPRPHQVLPEVLRVPEARAVIAAAAEAADDGSAVGLRDVACLELLYATGMRVGELVGIDVDDLDRDRNVVRVFGKGRKERTVPFGVPAARALDDWLGRGRPQLARAGSGPALFLGARGGRLDQRAVRTMVHRRLAEVPGAPDLGPHGLRHTAATHLLEGGADLRSVQELLGHASLATTQRYTHVTSDRLRRAYQQAHPRA, encoded by the coding sequence GTGATCGCGAACGTGGACGATGTCGAGCCCGAGCGGGAGCCTCCCGAGGCGTTCGCGGTCGTGCTCGCCGACTACGAGCGACACCTCGCGCGCGAACGCGACCTGGCGCCGTCGACGGTGCGTGCCTATCTCGCCGATGTCGCCGGCCTGCTCGAACACGCCCACCGGCTGGGACTCACCGACCCGCAGCAGCTCGACCTGCGGACGCTGCGCAGCTGGCTGGCCCAACAGCAGTCCCTGGGGAAGTCACGCACCACCATCGCGCGGCGTGCCACCGCCGCGCGGGTCTTCACCGGATGGCTGGCCCGCACCGGGCGCGCGTCCCATGACGCCGGCTCCGCGCTGGGGTCACCGCGTCCCCACCAGGTGCTGCCCGAGGTGTTGCGAGTGCCCGAGGCCCGTGCGGTCATTGCCGCGGCAGCCGAGGCCGCCGACGACGGCAGCGCTGTGGGCCTGCGGGACGTGGCGTGCCTGGAGCTGCTCTACGCGACCGGGATGCGGGTGGGGGAGTTGGTCGGCATCGACGTCGACGACCTCGATCGGGACCGGAACGTCGTCCGGGTGTTCGGCAAGGGACGCAAGGAGCGCACGGTGCCCTTCGGTGTCCCCGCCGCTCGGGCGTTGGACGACTGGTTGGGTCGGGGGCGACCGCAGTTGGCGCGTGCGGGGTCCGGACCGGCCCTGTTCCTGGGGGCCCGTGGCGGCCGGCTCGACCAGCGCGCCGTGCGCACGATGGTCCATCGCCGGCTCGCCGAGGTGCCGGGAGCACCGGACCTCGGCCCGCACGGCCTACGGCACACTGCTGCGACCCACCTGCTCGAGGGTGGGGCGGACCTGCGGTCGGTCCAGGAACTGCTGGGCCACGCCTCGCTCGCGACCACGCAGCGCTACACCCACGTCACGTCCGACCGGTTGCGCCGCGCCTACCAGCAGGCCCACCCCAGAGCCTGA